A portion of the Bacteroidales bacterium genome contains these proteins:
- a CDS encoding cache domain-containing protein, with protein MKIRTKIPLFTSVTVLITILAITVYSVLDYRSRTLNSIESYKLEQTEIIKNQLKDNVNSAYNMIDKAYSSIKDSYRFNSVKINDFDIKLKHAVRNIEQITFGDEGSGYIWINEVDPPYTVIMHPIYPRMNGTVQVFYIQDTKQNVYEAFADVIHEKKGEGFLEYDYYKPGTNEKIPKISFIKLYEPLRWVIGTGIYIDYIEKIVSDKTKELNERTTRMITIIIIFGVLLISVASLSLFYFGKSITDSIYNVRQKLFKMSKGQIAELDKLLRKDEMGDMNRSLNSLITGVTKYSEFASDIEKGNLNADFVPLSNEDILGNSLLDMRESLKKARLEEKKRRLENERRNRANEGYTMFSELMRKGSEDIYELSYSIISNLVSYINLNQGGIFILNDDDKENIYLELSASIAYNRRKFTEKKINIGDSLVGACAYEKQKIFIENIPENYTEIRSGLGTAQPKSLLIVPLLMEDNLIGVIELASLKVIDDFDIEFVEKVSESIAASLYATKINSRTALLQDGYNKLVEEKKEFNEAIITKEKEIKQMRRKINSMLEDKSILSIK; from the coding sequence ATTCTGTATTAGATTACAGAAGCAGAACATTGAACAGTATTGAATCTTATAAACTTGAACAGACAGAGATAATAAAAAATCAATTAAAAGATAATGTGAACAGTGCCTATAATATGATTGACAAAGCATATTCAAGCATTAAAGATTCATATCGGTTTAATTCTGTTAAGATTAATGATTTTGACATTAAATTAAAACATGCAGTCAGAAACATTGAGCAAATTACTTTTGGTGATGAAGGATCAGGATATATATGGATAAATGAAGTTGATCCGCCCTATACCGTAATAATGCATCCTATATATCCTCGCATGAACGGAACAGTACAAGTGTTTTATATTCAGGATACTAAACAAAATGTTTATGAGGCTTTTGCAGATGTTATCCATGAAAAAAAAGGAGAAGGTTTTTTGGAATATGATTATTATAAACCCGGTACAAATGAAAAAATTCCGAAAATAAGTTTTATTAAATTATATGAACCTCTGCGTTGGGTAATCGGAACCGGAATATATATTGATTATATTGAAAAAATTGTTTCAGATAAAACAAAAGAACTGAATGAACGAACAACAAGAATGATTACAATAATTATAATTTTCGGAGTTTTATTAATATCGGTTGCATCTCTGTCCTTGTTTTATTTCGGAAAATCTATTACTGATTCAATCTATAATGTGAGGCAAAAACTTTTCAAAATGTCGAAAGGACAAATTGCTGAATTGGATAAATTATTAAGGAAAGATGAAATGGGAGATATGAACAGATCGTTAAACAGTCTTATAACAGGAGTAACTAAATACTCTGAATTTGCTTCAGATATTGAAAAGGGAAATTTAAATGCTGATTTTGTTCCTCTAAGTAATGAAGATATTTTAGGGAATTCATTATTGGATATGCGTGAAAGTTTAAAAAAAGCAAGATTAGAAGAGAAAAAAAGACGTCTTGAAAACGAGAGAAGGAATCGTGCTAATGAAGGATATACAATGTTTAGTGAATTAATGCGAAAAGGGAGTGAAGATATTTATGAGTTATCTTATTCAATTATCAGTAATTTAGTCTCATATATTAACCTTAATCAAGGGGGTATTTTTATTTTAAATGATGACGATAAAGAAAATATTTATTTAGAACTTTCTGCCTCAATTGCTTACAACAGAAGAAAATTTACAGAAAAAAAAATAAATATTGGTGACAGCTTAGTTGGAGCTTGTGCATATGAAAAACAGAAAATTTTTATCGAAAACATTCCTGAAAACTATACAGAAATTCGATCCGGACTCGGAACAGCACAGCCAAAGTCTCTGTTAATTGTACCGCTTTTAATGGAAGATAATCTTATAGGTGTAATTGAATTGGCTTCACTAAAAGTTATTGATGATTTTGATATTGAATTTGTAGAAAAGGTCTCGGAAAGTATTGCTGCATCTTTATATGCTACAAAGATCAATTCAAGAACAGCACTGTTGCAAGACGGATATAATAAACTTGTTGAAGAAAAAAAAGAGTTTAATGAGGCCATAATTACAAAAGAAAAAGAGATTAAACAAATGAGAAGAAAAATAAACAGCATGCTGGAAGATAAATCAATATTATCAATAAAATAA